The following proteins come from a genomic window of Trinickia caryophylli:
- a CDS encoding ABC transporter substrate-binding protein → MKRRDVLRYGAMAGLWSLLRSGSALAAASRPRIVFLNPGEAAEHETGTHWQLVSHMMAAAAAQFGMDLEVRYAERDHLLMLRQAEDVVRGAEAPDYIVIVNEKMAAAQMLPILAHSPAKVLVIHNDLTFEQRREVGNERERIGNWIGTLTADAERGGFRLMRYLCRLHGREQAHVIGITGDPHTPVSIERAAGVETYLAQSGCGATRQLVFGDWSFGDGRDKARVLLARYPEANIIWAANDTMTLGAAQAVKDAGARVLVGGMGALEHAVQSVADGSVAAIVAGDQFIGAYAMVLLYDYHHGVDFREHGGARQKLDFLRVLHRDNAAQYGHAVFGAGATPDFGEYSRFRHRDTQGYEFDCLRQLRIASGLT, encoded by the coding sequence ATGAAGCGAAGGGATGTGCTGCGGTACGGTGCCATGGCGGGGCTATGGTCGCTCTTGCGATCGGGCTCGGCTTTGGCGGCGGCTTCCCGCCCCCGCATCGTGTTTTTGAATCCCGGCGAGGCGGCCGAGCACGAAACCGGCACGCATTGGCAACTGGTGTCGCACATGATGGCTGCCGCTGCGGCTCAGTTCGGCATGGACCTCGAGGTGCGCTACGCCGAGCGGGACCACTTGCTGATGCTGCGTCAGGCGGAGGACGTGGTGCGCGGGGCCGAGGCACCGGACTATATCGTTATCGTCAACGAGAAAATGGCGGCGGCGCAGATGCTGCCGATACTCGCGCACTCGCCGGCCAAGGTGCTGGTGATACACAACGATCTGACCTTCGAGCAGCGTCGCGAGGTCGGCAACGAGCGCGAGCGGATCGGTAACTGGATCGGTACGCTGACCGCCGACGCGGAGCGCGGCGGCTTTCGGCTGATGCGCTATCTTTGCCGCTTGCACGGACGCGAGCAAGCGCACGTCATCGGTATTACCGGCGATCCGCACACGCCCGTTTCGATCGAGCGCGCGGCGGGCGTGGAAACCTACCTCGCTCAAAGCGGATGCGGTGCGACGCGTCAGCTCGTGTTCGGCGACTGGTCGTTCGGCGACGGGCGCGACAAAGCGCGGGTCCTGCTTGCGCGCTACCCGGAGGCGAACATCATCTGGGCCGCGAACGACACGATGACGCTCGGCGCGGCGCAGGCCGTGAAGGATGCCGGCGCGCGCGTGCTCGTCGGCGGAATGGGCGCGCTCGAGCATGCCGTGCAGAGCGTGGCGGACGGCAGCGTGGCCGCGATCGTGGCGGGCGATCAGTTCATCGGCGCGTACGCAATGGTCCTGCTCTACGATTACCACCATGGCGTGGATTTCCGCGAGCATGGCGGTGCGCGGCAAAAGCTCGACTTCCTGCGTGTGCTTCATCGAGATAACGCGGCGCAGTATGGCCATGCCGTATTCGGCGCGGGCGCCACCCCCGATTTCGGCGAGTACTCGCGTTTTCGCCACCGGGATACGCAGGGCTACGAATTCGACTGCCTGCGGCAACTCAGGATTGCATCCGGACTGACATGA
- a CDS encoding methyl-accepting chemotaxis protein, which yields MTITHRLLLTLSFALAALLFVGADGLVQLSRSQDRFETVQTNVIPSIAALDDLKGYLADTRLAGYRLSVFSNLQDKGALEDALAKANRQFDDALAGYEKQYVSDDNDRRLLDADRANMAAYRQALQPFLASARAGDMDGVRAALVAGSPLALSAAAVKKGLDEHIAYNMRASAAIRDTSTSAYVWSWRIMIVTMVVALAVTAGLAAHLYRVIRTSLDGIRTTLQRVSESLDLTLRAPVARMDEIGQTSAAFNNLLSRIAVALGAVLQSTQAVSVASKQIAAGNVDLSARTEEQAASLQETASSMEQLTGTVRHNADNAQQASSLAAHASGTADAGNGVVHRVVETMADIAGHSDKIADITGIIEGIAFQTNILALNAAVEAARAGEQGRGFAVVASEVRSLAQRSSSAAKEIKELIAASVERVREGSALADEAGRTIGDVASAVKRVTDIVGEIAAASNEQSRGIEQVNRAIRQMDEVTQQNAALVEQAAAAAQSLEDQGLRLTGEVGVFRVDGPRAAAV from the coding sequence ATGACTATCACCCACCGCCTTCTGTTGACGCTCTCCTTCGCGCTGGCCGCGCTGCTGTTCGTGGGCGCCGATGGGCTCGTGCAGCTTTCGCGCAGCCAGGACCGCTTCGAGACGGTTCAGACCAACGTCATCCCGAGCATCGCGGCGCTCGACGATCTGAAGGGCTACCTTGCCGATACGCGGCTGGCCGGCTACCGCCTTTCGGTCTTCTCGAACCTGCAGGACAAGGGGGCGCTCGAGGACGCGCTCGCCAAGGCGAACCGGCAGTTCGACGACGCGCTTGCCGGCTACGAGAAGCAGTACGTCTCCGACGATAACGACCGGCGCCTGCTCGATGCCGACCGGGCGAACATGGCCGCTTATCGGCAAGCACTGCAGCCCTTCCTCGCCAGTGCCCGCGCGGGGGACATGGACGGCGTGCGTGCCGCGCTCGTCGCCGGCTCGCCGCTCGCGCTCTCGGCGGCGGCCGTCAAGAAGGGACTCGACGAGCACATCGCGTACAACATGCGGGCGTCCGCGGCCATTCGGGATACGAGCACGTCGGCCTATGTCTGGTCGTGGCGCATCATGATCGTGACCATGGTCGTGGCGCTTGCCGTGACGGCCGGGCTCGCCGCGCATCTCTACCGAGTCATTCGCACGAGCCTCGACGGCATTCGCACCACGCTGCAACGCGTGAGCGAATCGCTCGACCTGACGTTGCGCGCGCCGGTCGCACGCATGGACGAGATCGGCCAGACGAGTGCCGCATTCAACAACCTGCTGTCGCGCATCGCCGTTGCGCTGGGCGCTGTCCTGCAATCGACGCAGGCCGTTTCGGTTGCATCGAAGCAGATCGCAGCGGGCAACGTGGATCTCTCCGCGCGCACCGAAGAGCAGGCCGCGTCGCTGCAGGAGACTGCCTCGAGCATGGAACAGCTGACGGGCACGGTTCGACACAACGCCGACAATGCGCAGCAGGCCAGCTCGCTGGCGGCACACGCGTCAGGCACGGCGGACGCCGGCAACGGCGTCGTTCATCGCGTGGTCGAGACGATGGCCGACATTGCGGGACATTCGGACAAGATCGCCGATATCACGGGCATCATCGAAGGCATCGCCTTTCAGACCAACATCCTCGCGTTGAACGCGGCCGTCGAGGCAGCGCGCGCGGGCGAGCAGGGGCGCGGCTTTGCCGTCGTGGCGAGCGAAGTGCGCAGTCTCGCGCAGCGTTCGTCGAGCGCCGCGAAGGAAATCAAGGAGTTGATCGCGGCGTCGGTCGAGCGCGTACGCGAAGGCTCGGCGCTTGCCGACGAGGCGGGCCGCACGATCGGCGACGTGGCGAGCGCCGTCAAGCGCGTGACAGATATCGTCGGCGAGATCGCGGCGGCATCGAACGAGCAGAGCCGCGGGATCGAGCAGGTCAATCGCGCGATTCGTCAGATGGATGAAGTCACGCAGCAAAACGCGGCGCTCGTGGAACAGGCGGCTGCCGCGGCGCAATCGCTGGAGGATCAAGGGCTGCGGCTGACGGGCGAAGTCGGCGTGTTCCGGGTGGATGGACCGCGCGCGGCGGCCGTCTGA
- a CDS encoding sensor histidine kinase, protein MIQPSVRLALRSLKLHSKLMLLLVLLIGVIFGTSAFLLIEHERARRLTDVEDRATRIADLFSSSLAQPLWNVDRDAIDRQLKALSPNPDVLEFTVTATRYGVVSSYRRPGGIEDPANRIVRVMPIEHRASAGAPNEKLGEVRVVLTKSGAERAVRSARRAVLGSMALMLAVLYGVIFWVLRRAVHDPIHRLEETVDRIAGGDLDVRCPIDSGDEIGRLAMRVNAMAERLRQSTVRLSESERKYRGIVENSLEGIFLLHWSGRLDEANPAMASLLGYESVSELLRQNEQCPDAVPFTSGERAAMFEMSSTRGEIAGLELELTRCDGTSIWVQLNARGLAFDRERGEPRYIEGLLTDISARKQALEALREHRDRLEAEVNERKRTEAELLASREQLRQLSAHMEVIREEERKHIALAIHDELGQLLTALKMDVSLLKRRLVPESPERDKAEAMSDLIERTMRIVRDVASHLRPSALNFGLVSALEWLAADFTRHSPVPCVFRSAGGEPLLEDTRATAVFRIAQEALTNVARHAGATRVEMTLDSRMPEIALTVADNGRGFDVEAARTGHSYGLLGMAERARLADARLEVDSAAGAGSVIRVRFRGDTVSSAT, encoded by the coding sequence ATGATTCAACCATCGGTGCGCCTCGCGCTGCGCTCGCTGAAACTTCACAGCAAGCTGATGCTGCTGCTGGTACTGCTGATCGGCGTCATCTTCGGAACATCGGCGTTCCTGCTGATCGAGCACGAGCGCGCGCGGCGCCTCACGGACGTGGAAGATCGCGCCACGCGCATCGCCGATCTGTTCAGCAGCTCGCTTGCGCAACCGCTCTGGAACGTGGATCGTGACGCGATAGACCGGCAGTTGAAGGCACTTTCGCCGAACCCCGACGTGCTCGAATTCACGGTAACCGCCACGCGCTATGGCGTGGTGTCGTCCTATCGGCGCCCCGGCGGCATCGAGGATCCGGCCAACCGTATCGTTCGCGTGATGCCGATCGAACACCGGGCGAGCGCCGGCGCGCCGAATGAAAAACTCGGCGAGGTCCGGGTGGTGTTGACGAAGTCGGGTGCGGAGCGGGCCGTGCGCAGTGCCAGGCGGGCCGTGCTCGGATCGATGGCGCTCATGCTCGCCGTGCTCTATGGCGTGATCTTCTGGGTGTTGCGGCGGGCGGTTCACGATCCGATCCACCGGCTCGAGGAAACCGTCGACCGCATCGCGGGCGGCGATCTGGACGTGCGCTGCCCGATCGATTCGGGCGACGAGATCGGCCGTCTCGCGATGCGCGTCAATGCAATGGCGGAGCGGCTGCGGCAATCGACCGTGCGCCTTTCCGAGAGCGAGCGCAAGTACCGCGGCATCGTCGAAAATTCGCTCGAGGGCATTTTTCTCCTGCACTGGAGCGGCAGGCTCGACGAGGCCAATCCGGCAATGGCGAGTCTGCTCGGTTACGAATCGGTGAGCGAACTGCTGCGGCAAAACGAGCAATGTCCCGATGCTGTGCCGTTCACGTCGGGCGAACGGGCTGCCATGTTCGAGATGTCGAGCACCCGCGGCGAGATCGCGGGGCTCGAATTGGAGTTGACGCGTTGCGACGGTACCTCGATATGGGTGCAGCTCAACGCCCGTGGGCTCGCCTTCGATCGCGAGCGGGGGGAGCCGCGCTACATCGAAGGCCTGCTGACCGACATCAGTGCGCGCAAGCAGGCGCTGGAGGCGCTGCGAGAGCACCGCGACCGCCTGGAGGCGGAGGTGAACGAGCGCAAACGCACCGAGGCCGAACTGCTCGCCTCGCGTGAACAACTGCGCCAGTTGTCCGCGCACATGGAGGTGATTCGCGAAGAGGAACGCAAGCATATAGCGCTTGCGATCCACGACGAGCTGGGGCAGCTCTTGACCGCGTTGAAGATGGATGTGTCGCTGCTCAAGCGCAGGCTCGTGCCCGAATCGCCCGAACGCGACAAAGCCGAGGCCATGAGCGACCTCATCGAGCGCACGATGCGCATCGTGCGCGATGTGGCCAGCCATTTGCGGCCGTCGGCCCTGAACTTCGGCCTCGTTTCCGCACTCGAGTGGCTGGCGGCCGATTTTACGCGCCACAGCCCGGTGCCCTGCGTCTTCCGCTCGGCCGGCGGTGAGCCGCTGCTCGAAGATACGCGCGCGACAGCCGTGTTTCGCATCGCGCAGGAGGCACTGACGAATGTCGCGCGGCACGCGGGCGCCACGCGTGTCGAGATGACGCTCGACAGCCGCATGCCCGAAATCGCGCTTACGGTGGCCGACAATGGCCGGGGCTTCGACGTCGAGGCCGCGCGCACGGGGCATTCCTACGGACTGCTCGGGATGGCCGAGCGCGCGCGACTGGCCGATGCGCGGCTCGAAGTGGACAGCGCGGCGGGTGCGGGTTCCGTAATCCGCGTGCGATTTCGCGGCGACACGGTTTCATCGGCTACTTGA
- a CDS encoding patatin-like phospholipase family protein: MDTHIASTRKKALLLGGGAPNSTLIAGALTAFLDEGVEFDVISTSGAGALMGLLYLAPLSGSPREALARWAQIGVSDAIYEIFPVNYKVFMKPGLAAGAYRDALAAFPFTRTFFDSFAGMAGGGAAAGMWADWLRLMLATMSPSDLAPGSLGLCAHLPFVEQAVDFDALQAARADFYINAYNLTQSRMTTWGKDEITPTHVRAALSFPFIYAPTEIDGDDYIEGAALDAMNFKPLVSDDEGAPGLHREIDTLVVFDILGDDKLLRKPRNLYDAWVRSIITPLVKIAKSDLRLFELEHNVDPVTGLPKRRLLKVDLTGGIAPDHWPEVLDWSDSNMKRLFDIGYYAGRRFCDEHREALMGERGAEPAVARSPARARRAAGERPIAQPVPAATACDAACGAG, from the coding sequence ATGGATACGCACATCGCTTCCACCCGCAAGAAAGCCTTGCTGCTCGGCGGCGGCGCACCCAATTCGACGTTGATTGCGGGTGCGCTGACCGCTTTCCTCGACGAGGGCGTTGAATTCGACGTGATCTCGACCTCCGGGGCCGGGGCGCTGATGGGGCTGTTGTACCTCGCGCCGCTTTCCGGATCGCCGCGCGAAGCGCTCGCGCGCTGGGCCCAGATTGGCGTGTCGGATGCGATCTACGAGATCTTCCCGGTGAACTACAAGGTGTTCATGAAGCCGGGACTTGCTGCCGGTGCGTATCGCGACGCACTTGCCGCTTTCCCGTTCACGCGCACGTTTTTCGACAGCTTTGCCGGCATGGCCGGTGGTGGAGCGGCCGCCGGCATGTGGGCCGATTGGTTGCGGCTCATGCTCGCGACGATGTCGCCGAGCGATCTGGCGCCGGGCAGCCTGGGCTTGTGCGCGCACCTCCCGTTCGTGGAGCAGGCGGTTGATTTCGATGCGCTGCAGGCGGCGCGCGCCGACTTCTACATCAACGCATACAACCTTACGCAGAGCCGGATGACCACATGGGGCAAGGACGAGATCACGCCCACGCACGTGCGCGCCGCGCTCTCGTTTCCGTTCATCTATGCACCGACGGAAATCGACGGCGACGACTACATCGAGGGCGCCGCGCTCGATGCGATGAACTTCAAACCGCTCGTGAGCGACGACGAGGGCGCGCCGGGCCTGCATCGCGAGATCGACACGCTCGTCGTATTCGACATACTCGGCGACGACAAGCTGCTGCGCAAGCCGCGCAACCTCTACGACGCCTGGGTCCGCTCGATCATTACACCGCTCGTCAAGATCGCGAAGAGCGACCTGAGGCTCTTCGAGCTCGAGCACAACGTCGATCCGGTGACGGGGCTGCCCAAGCGGCGGTTGCTCAAGGTCGACCTGACGGGCGGCATCGCGCCCGATCACTGGCCCGAAGTGCTGGACTGGTCCGATTCCAACATGAAACGTCTCTTCGATATCGGCTACTACGCCGGCCGCCGCTTTTGCGACGAGCACCGGGAAGCGCTGATGGGCGAGCGCGGCGCCGAGCCGGCAGTGGCGCGGAGCCCCGCCCGCGCGCGACGTGCCGCGGGCGAGCGGCCCATCGCGCAGCCGGTGCCGGCCGCGACAGCATGCGACGCCGCGTGCGGAGCCGGCTAG
- a CDS encoding EAL domain-containing protein, whose translation MMSNGVIKTTDARLPLVSRMAALLAMLGGMALACGAAAASPAPITLRETSIAGVPLALWLGIAAVATWLLFAALAGWFAARTMARRGLKRLAAAAARLQAPGTIAHAVPDDAPQPRFADIERQLDASACELAQREHRWRSSLHREAGHIEVLRRIAQNDPLDDALVLLTRFAEQQVSGSIASVMMLDPNTYTFDACIAPSLPASYRNALVGIRAGSGVGSCGTSVAERRVVVTEDIFEDPLWQDYRELAKAYGLRACWSHPIISAGNRVLGSFALYYREARAPREDDLQIGQLGAEIAALSIERTRTAQALVQSEAEYRSLFERNPNPMWVCDARTRRFLAVNDPAIARYGFTREQFLSMSEADLEWRDRGEAVAEALDGKTRRHTSAAGKELVVEIVYFPLRFSGNDASLALITDLTYRRTLARTIREQNELFSSLMESTVEAIYGLDSEGRCTFVNGACERLLGYSSDELVGKRMHDLVHHSRYDGRVHHAAECRIHALQCPGAHTHADDQVFWRKNGTALPVECWAYPMMKGGAVCGTIVTFLDTTERRRQEDALRCQASLDMLTGLLNRTSFVHVLDQRVHDALAAGEPLFVGIVDLDGFKEINDSLGHEAGDQLLREVGRRLMAELPEYAAVGRLGGDEFAFLIGAEYAQRIELILERLVEALREPFAISGMDLQISGSIGVARCPEAGTDVRSLLRHADTAMYRAKRESIGYVICSELASGNARRLVLSRLRHALAKREFVLYFQPKVSLRGAGRMEFEALIRWQDPERGLVGPTEFMPILELSDLIHPLTQWVVESAVERCLAFGGESGDAVVAVNISTRNLLDVSFPQKVSDILTRHRFAPHRLKLEITESAVMADPSRSLKALTDLHRLGVKIAIDDFGTGYSSLSYLQRLPVDELKIDRSFVTGMLENEAARTIVCSIIGLAHSLRIEVTAEGMETGAVLDELRSIGCDYAQGYFVARPMSLVQLHAWVAATNWFEPAAARHDSPLIQLAHPARLPAAGCAAPGQLPGTVSNKRAFE comes from the coding sequence ATGATGAGCAACGGGGTAATCAAGACGACTGATGCCAGGCTGCCCCTGGTTTCGCGCATGGCCGCGCTGCTCGCGATGCTCGGCGGCATGGCGCTTGCGTGCGGAGCGGCGGCTGCCTCGCCGGCGCCCATTACCCTGCGCGAGACGTCGATAGCGGGCGTACCCCTTGCGCTTTGGCTCGGGATCGCGGCAGTGGCAACCTGGCTCCTGTTCGCGGCACTGGCCGGATGGTTCGCGGCGCGTACGATGGCACGCCGGGGCCTGAAGCGGCTCGCGGCCGCGGCGGCACGGCTGCAGGCGCCGGGTACGATTGCTCATGCGGTACCGGACGATGCGCCCCAGCCACGGTTCGCCGACATCGAACGTCAGCTGGACGCTTCGGCATGCGAGCTCGCGCAGCGCGAGCATCGATGGCGCTCGTCGCTGCACCGCGAGGCCGGCCATATCGAGGTCTTGAGGCGCATTGCGCAGAACGATCCGCTCGACGATGCGCTCGTGCTGCTCACCCGCTTCGCGGAGCAGCAGGTCAGCGGATCCATCGCATCCGTGATGATGCTGGATCCGAACACATACACATTCGACGCGTGCATCGCGCCGAGCCTGCCCGCAAGCTACCGCAACGCGCTCGTGGGCATCCGGGCCGGGTCGGGCGTAGGCTCGTGCGGTACGTCGGTGGCCGAGCGGCGCGTGGTCGTGACGGAGGACATCTTCGAGGATCCCCTCTGGCAGGACTATCGCGAACTCGCGAAGGCGTATGGGCTGCGCGCGTGCTGGTCTCATCCCATCATCTCGGCCGGCAACCGCGTACTGGGCTCCTTCGCGCTCTACTACCGCGAGGCACGTGCGCCGCGCGAGGACGATCTGCAGATAGGGCAGCTCGGCGCCGAAATCGCCGCGCTCAGCATCGAGCGTACGCGCACGGCGCAAGCGCTCGTGCAGTCGGAAGCCGAATACCGGTCGCTCTTCGAGCGCAATCCCAATCCGATGTGGGTCTGCGATGCGCGAACGCGCCGCTTTCTCGCCGTCAACGATCCCGCCATCGCACGTTACGGCTTCACTCGCGAGCAGTTCCTGAGCATGAGCGAGGCGGATCTCGAGTGGCGCGATCGCGGCGAGGCCGTGGCCGAAGCGCTCGACGGCAAGACGCGGCGCCACACGAGCGCGGCCGGCAAGGAACTCGTCGTCGAGATCGTCTATTTTCCGCTTCGCTTCTCCGGCAACGATGCTTCGTTGGCGCTCATTACCGACTTGACCTATCGGCGCACGCTCGCGCGGACGATCCGCGAGCAAAACGAGCTCTTTTCGTCATTGATGGAATCGACAGTCGAGGCGATCTACGGGCTCGACAGCGAAGGGCGCTGCACGTTCGTCAACGGCGCGTGCGAGCGGCTGCTCGGTTACTCTTCCGACGAACTCGTCGGCAAGCGCATGCACGATCTCGTTCATCATTCCCGCTACGACGGGCGCGTCCATCATGCAGCGGAATGCCGCATTCATGCGCTGCAGTGTCCCGGCGCTCATACGCATGCCGACGATCAGGTCTTCTGGCGGAAGAACGGCACGGCCTTGCCCGTCGAATGCTGGGCTTATCCGATGATGAAGGGCGGTGCCGTCTGCGGCACGATCGTCACGTTTCTCGACACCACGGAGCGAAGGCGGCAGGAAGACGCGCTGCGCTGCCAGGCGTCACTCGACATGTTGACGGGGCTGCTCAATCGCACGAGCTTCGTGCACGTGCTCGACCAGCGCGTGCACGACGCGCTCGCCGCTGGCGAGCCGCTTTTCGTCGGTATCGTCGATCTCGACGGCTTCAAGGAGATCAACGATTCGCTCGGTCACGAGGCCGGCGACCAATTGCTGCGGGAAGTCGGCCGGCGCCTGATGGCGGAGCTGCCTGAATATGCGGCCGTGGGCCGGCTTGGCGGCGACGAGTTTGCCTTCTTGATCGGCGCCGAATACGCGCAACGGATCGAGCTGATACTCGAGCGCCTGGTCGAAGCGCTGCGCGAGCCGTTCGCGATCTCCGGCATGGATTTGCAGATCAGCGGCAGCATCGGCGTGGCGCGATGCCCCGAGGCCGGTACCGATGTACGCTCGTTGCTGCGCCATGCGGACACCGCCATGTACCGCGCCAAGCGCGAGAGCATCGGCTACGTCATCTGCAGCGAACTCGCATCGGGCAACGCGCGGCGGCTTGTCCTGAGCCGGTTGCGGCACGCGTTGGCCAAGCGCGAGTTCGTCCTTTATTTTCAACCCAAGGTATCGCTGCGCGGCGCGGGCAGAATGGAGTTCGAGGCGCTCATTCGCTGGCAGGACCCCGAGCGCGGCCTGGTGGGGCCGACGGAATTCATGCCGATTCTCGAGCTCAGCGACCTGATTCACCCGCTCACGCAATGGGTCGTCGAATCCGCGGTCGAGCGATGCCTCGCGTTCGGCGGCGAGTCGGGCGATGCAGTCGTGGCAGTGAATATCTCCACGCGTAATCTGCTCGACGTGAGCTTTCCCCAGAAAGTGAGCGACATCCTGACGCGGCACCGCTTTGCGCCGCATCGGCTCAAACTCGAGATCACGGAAAGCGCGGTGATGGCCGACCCGAGCCGGTCGCTGAAGGCCCTGACCGACCTGCACCGGCTCGGCGTGAAGATAGCGATCGACGATTTCGGTACCGGTTATTCATCGCTGTCGTACCTGCAGCGCCTGCCAGTCGACGAACTGAAGATCGATCGCTCGTTCGTCACGGGCATGCTCGAGAACGAAGCGGCGAGAACGATCGTGTGCTCGATCATCGGGCTCGCGCACAGTCTGCGCATCGAGGTAACGGCCGAGGGTATGGAGACGGGCGCCGTGCTCGACGAACTGCGCAGCATCGGCTGCGATTATGCGCAGGGGTACTTCGTCGCGCGCCCGATGTCGCTCGTGCAGCTGCATGCGTGGGTGGCGGCAACGAACTGGTTCGAGCCTGCTGCGGCCCGGCACGATTCTCCACTCATCCAACTCGCTCATCCTGCCCGACTCCCGGCCGCCGGATGCGCGGCGCCTGGCCAGCTGCCCGGTACCGTGTCCAATAAGCGCGCGTTCGAATGA
- a CDS encoding MFS transporter: MPHTAPAQRTGLVILALAVGGFAIGTTEFATMSLLPLFAQGLRIDAPTAGHAISAYALGVVVGAPALAVLGARQDRRTLLIALMAMFAIGNGLSAIAPSYAWLLVFRFLSGLPHGAYFGVAALVASSLVPEDRRTVAVGRMFLGLTCATIIGVPLSNWLGHAVGWRWSFAFAGALGVLTMTCVRFCAPATPAAQGASPLRELSALARPQVWLTLGIGAIGFGGLFAVYTYLADILAEVTHVSVTTAPLVLSIFGVGLTIGNLVVPLFADRALMRTAGLLLVWSAVTLLLFPLAATNVWTITLDVFLVGIGGALGTVLQTRLMDVAEHAQGLAAALNHSAFNTANALGPFLGGMAIASGYGWTSPGWVGALLALGGLAVWAWSGLLERRTASSLAPAVTCGICPKADA; this comes from the coding sequence ATGCCGCACACCGCCCCCGCACAAAGAACAGGCCTCGTTATCCTGGCGCTTGCCGTGGGTGGTTTCGCGATCGGAACAACCGAATTCGCGACGATGAGCCTGCTGCCGCTTTTTGCCCAGGGCCTCCGGATCGATGCGCCCACGGCCGGCCACGCCATCAGCGCCTACGCACTCGGCGTAGTGGTGGGCGCGCCGGCCCTGGCGGTGCTTGGGGCCCGGCAGGACCGCCGTACGCTGCTGATCGCGCTCATGGCGATGTTCGCAATCGGCAACGGCTTGAGTGCGATCGCGCCCAGCTACGCGTGGCTGCTCGTGTTTCGCTTTCTGAGCGGACTGCCGCATGGGGCCTATTTCGGCGTAGCGGCGCTCGTCGCGTCGTCGCTCGTGCCCGAAGACCGCCGCACCGTCGCGGTCGGGCGTATGTTCCTTGGGCTCACCTGCGCGACGATCATCGGCGTGCCGCTTTCGAACTGGCTTGGACATGCGGTCGGCTGGCGCTGGAGTTTCGCGTTCGCGGGCGCGCTCGGCGTGCTGACGATGACCTGTGTCCGGTTTTGCGCGCCTGCCACGCCGGCCGCGCAAGGCGCGAGCCCGCTGCGCGAGTTGAGTGCGCTTGCACGCCCGCAGGTGTGGCTCACGCTAGGCATCGGCGCCATCGGTTTCGGCGGCCTTTTCGCCGTCTACACTTACCTGGCCGACATCCTCGCCGAAGTGACGCACGTCTCGGTCACGACCGCACCGCTCGTATTGAGCATATTCGGTGTCGGGCTGACCATCGGCAACCTCGTCGTCCCGCTCTTCGCCGACCGCGCGCTGATGCGCACGGCCGGGCTGCTCCTCGTGTGGAGTGCCGTGACGCTGCTGCTTTTTCCTCTCGCTGCAACGAACGTCTGGACGATTACGCTCGACGTGTTCCTCGTGGGAATCGGCGGCGCGCTGGGCACCGTGTTGCAGACCCGGTTGATGGACGTTGCCGAACACGCGCAAGGCCTGGCGGCGGCGCTCAATCATTCGGCGTTCAACACGGCCAATGCGCTGGGGCCGTTCCTCGGCGGGATGGCGATCGCGAGCGGCTACGGCTGGACTTCGCCGGGCTGGGTCGGCGCGCTGCTGGCGCTCGGCGGGCTTGCGGTTTGGGCCTGGTCGGGGCTCCTCGAGCGCAGGACCGCGAGCAGCCTTGCGCCTGCGGTCACGTGCGGTATTTGCCCCAAGGCGGACGCCTGA